One Notolabrus celidotus isolate fNotCel1 chromosome 18, fNotCel1.pri, whole genome shotgun sequence DNA window includes the following coding sequences:
- the eif3c gene encoding eukaryotic translation initiation factor 3 subunit C isoform X1: MSRFFATGSDSESEESSSADEITPKAPGTTFKQSLLISDDEEDTKRVVRSAKDKRFEELTNLIKTIRNAMKIRDMAKCLEEFEQLCRAFLKSKNIVDKEGVPSFYIRLLADLEDYLNQLWEDKEGKKKMNKNNAKALSTLRQKIRKYNRDYETEIAAYKENPQESADEEEEKEPGDSGSSSESDGEVGEDGVSSKSFLKKKLEPAADASKFLKKGSGDESSSSEDDDDDGWSSDTVDSGSESSDDGEEKSASLALAFLKKTHDSDKPSEKKLGKKRKPKKKERLEEEAEEEGAEAEEGGWEKVKGGAPMVKEKPKMFAKGTEINIPVVVKKLNEILQARGKKGTDRAAQIELLHALAAIALENNLGQGIMVKIKFNIIASLYDYNPNLAAFMKADMWKKCLDCIDELLDILFDNNNIFIGENIAEDSEMLAISDQPFRVRGCILTLVERMDEEFTKIMQNTDPHSQEYVDNLKDEGHVCGIIDRLLNYLEIKGSTEEICRIYLRRIMHTYYKFDYKAHRRSLGLQGETKSEQDQEESEGEDSAVIMDRLCKFIYAKDRTDRIRTCAILCHIYHHALHSRWYQARDLMLMSHLQDNIQHADPPVQILYNRTMVQLGICAFRQGMIKDAHNALLDIQSSGRAKELLGQGLLMRNMQERNAEQEKIEKRRQVPFHMHINLELLECVYLVSAMLLEIPYMAAHEFDARRRMISKQFHHQLRVGERQPLLGPPESMREHVVAASKAMKMGDWRTCHSFIINEKMNSKVWDLFPETQRVREMLVRKIQEESLRTYLFTYSSVYDSISMETLSEMFELEIATVHSIISKMIINEELMASLDQPTQTVVMHRTEPTSLQNMALQLAEKLGSLVENNERVFDLKQGVYGGYFNRDQKGGYQQNKSYNRGREGRSNYGGQGGGGGGGREGRSNYGGQGGGSGGGREGRSNYGGQGGGSGGDQKGGYQQNKGGYQRGGYRNQNQSNY, from the exons ATGTCTCGTTTCTTTGCCACCGGGTCTGACAGTGAGTCAGAGGAGTCCTCATCCGCCGATGAGATCACCCCTAAAGCACCCGGAACGACCTTCAAGCA GTCGCTGCTTATCAGTGACGATGAGGAGGACACTAAGAGAGTGGTTCGTAGTGCCAAAGACAAGAG GTTTGAGGAGTTGACCAACCTCATCAAAACTATCCGCAATGCCATGAAGATTCGTGACATGGCAAAGTGTCTTGAAGAGTTTGAGCAGTTATGTCGAGCCTTCCTCAAAAGCAAGAATATAGTGGACAAAGAGGGTGTTCCCTCTTTTTATATCCGTCTTCTGGCCGACCTGGAGGACTACCTGAACCAG CTATGGGAGGATAAAGAGGGCAAGAAGAAGATGAACAAAAACAACGCCAAAGCCCTCAGTACTCTACGTCAGAAGATTCGCAAGTACAACAGGGATTATGAAACAGAAATCGCTGCGTACAAGGAG AATCCACAAGAGTCTgcggacgaagaggaggagaaggagccaGGGGATTCTG GTTCGTCCTCTGAAAGTGATGGAGAGGTAGGCGAAGATGGAGTTTCATCCAAGTCCTTCTTAAAGAAAAAGCTAGAGCCCGCTGCAGATGCCAGCAAGTTCCTCAAGAAGGGTTCCGGG GATGAGTCCTCTTCTAGTgaagacgatgatgatgatggctgGAGCTCTGACACTGTTGACAGTGGCAGTGAGAGCTCTGATGATGGAGAAGAGAAGAGTGCTTCCCTGGCTTTGGCCTTCCTCAAGAA GACTCATGACTCTGATAAGCCAAGTGAAAAGAAGCTCGGGAAGAAAAGGAAGCCCAAAAAGAAAGAGCGGCTGGaggaagaagcagaggaggaaggagcagaggcagaggagggaggcTGGGAGAAGGTGAAGGGAGGCGCCCCAATGGTCAAG GAGAAGCCCAAGATGTTTGCCAAAGGCACAGAGATCAATATTCCAGTTgtggtgaagaagctgaatgaGATCCTGCAAGCTAGAGGCAAAAAGGGCACTGACAG GGCTGCTCAGATTGAACTGCTCCACGCTCTGGCAGCCATCGCTCTTGAGAACAACTTAGGCCAAGGTATCATGGTCAAGATCAAGTTTAACATCATTGCCTCCTTGTACGACTACAACCCTAACCTGGCAGCGTTCATGAAG GCTGATATGTGGAAGAAGTGTCTGGACTGCATAGATGAGTTGCTGGACATCCTCtttgacaacaacaacatcttCATCGGTGAGAACATCGCAGAAGACAGTGAGATGTTGGCAATTTCAGACCAG CCCTTCAGAGTTCGTGGATGCATTTTGACTTTGGTAGAGAGGATGGATGAAGAGTTCACCAAGATCATGCAGAACACTGATCCCCATTCCCAAG AATATGTGGACAATCTGAAAGATGAGGGGCATGTTTGTGGCATCATCGACCGGCTGCTCAACTACTTGGAGATCAAGGGCAGCACGGAAGAGATCTGTCGCATCTACCTGCGCAGAATCATGCACACCTACTACAAGTTCGACTACAAGGCCCACAGACGCAGCCTGGGCCTCCAGGGAGAGACCAAG tCAGAGCAAGACCaggaggagagcgagggagaggaCAGCGCTGTCATCATGGACCGTCTCTGTAAGTTCATCTACGCCAAGGATCGCACTGACCGTATCCGTACCTGCGCCATCCTCTGCCACATCTACCACCACGCTCTGCACTCTCGCTGGTACCAGGCTCGTGACCTGATGCTGATGAGTCACCTGCAGGACAACATCCAGCATGCTGATCCACCCGTACAG atcCTGTACAACAGAACCATGGTGCAACTTGGCATTTGCGCCTTTAGACAGGGCATGATCAAAGACGCCCACAATGCCCTGCTGGACATCCAGTCGTCTGGCCGTGCTAAGGAGCTCTTGGGGCAAGGTTTGCTCATGAGGAACATGCAGGAGAGGAACGCAGAGCAGGAGAAGAtcgagaaaagaagacaa GTGCCCTTCCACATGCACATCAACCTGGAGCTGCTAGAGTGTGTATACCTCGTGTCCGCCATGCTGCTGGAAATTCCCTACATGGCTGCACATGAGTTTGATGCCCGCCGCAGGATGATCAGCAAACAGTTCCACCACCAGCTCAGGGTGGGAGAGAGACAGCCTCTTCTGG GACCCCCAGAGAGCATGAGGGAACACGTGGTGGCCGCCAGCAAAGCCATGAAGATGGGAGACTGGCGTACCTGCCACTCATTCATCATTAATGAGAAGATGAACAGTAAAGTGTGGGACCTGTTTCCCGAAACGCAGCGAGTGCGCGAGATGCTTGTCAG GAAGATCCAAGAGGAGTCACTGAGGACTTACCTGTTCACGTACAGCAGTGTTTACGACTCTATCAG catgGAGACATTGTCTGAGATGTTTGAGTTGGAGATCGCCACCGTTCATAGCATTATCAGCAAGATGATCATCAATGAGGAGCTGATG GCGTCACTTGACCAGCCCACACAGACGGTGGTGATGCACCGCACAGAGCCCACCTCTCTGCAGAACATGGCCCTGCAGCTGGCTGAGAAGCTGGGCAGCTTAGTGGAGAATAATGAGCGCGTCTTTGACCTTAAACAGGGCGTCTATGGAGGCTACTTCAACCGGG ATCAAAAAGGCGGCTACCAACAAAACAAGTCCTACAATAGAG GCAGGGAGGGGCGCTCGAACTACGGTGGCCAGGGCGGCGGCGGCGGAGGAG GCAGGGAGGGGCGCTCGAACTACGGTGGCCAGGGCGGCGGCAGTGGAGGAG GCAGGGAGGGGCGCTCGAACTACGGTGGCCAGGGCGGCGGCAGTGGAGGAG ATCAAAAAGGAGGCTACCAGCAGAATAAGGGGGGCTACCAGAGAGGCGGCTACAGAAATCAAAACCAAAGCAACTACTGA
- the eif3c gene encoding eukaryotic translation initiation factor 3 subunit C isoform X3 gives MSRFFATGSDSESEESSSADEITPKAPGTTFKQSLLISDDEEDTKRVVRSAKDKRFEELTNLIKTIRNAMKIRDMAKCLEEFEQLCRAFLKSKNIVDKEGVPSFYIRLLADLEDYLNQLWEDKEGKKKMNKNNAKALSTLRQKIRKYNRDYETEIAAYKENPQESADEEEEKEPGDSGSSSESDGEVGEDGVSSKSFLKKKLEPAADASKFLKKGSGDESSSSEDDDDDGWSSDTVDSGSESSDDGEEKSASLALAFLKKTHDSDKPSEKKLGKKRKPKKKERLEEEAEEEGAEAEEGGWEKVKGGAPMVKEKPKMFAKGTEINIPVVVKKLNEILQARGKKGTDRAAQIELLHALAAIALENNLGQGIMVKIKFNIIASLYDYNPNLAAFMKADMWKKCLDCIDELLDILFDNNNIFIGENIAEDSEMLAISDQPFRVRGCILTLVERMDEEFTKIMQNTDPHSQEYVDNLKDEGHVCGIIDRLLNYLEIKGSTEEICRIYLRRIMHTYYKFDYKAHRRSLGLQGETKSEQDQEESEGEDSAVIMDRLCKFIYAKDRTDRIRTCAILCHIYHHALHSRWYQARDLMLMSHLQDNIQHADPPVQILYNRTMVQLGICAFRQGMIKDAHNALLDIQSSGRAKELLGQGLLMRNMQERNAEQEKIEKRRQVPFHMHINLELLECVYLVSAMLLEIPYMAAHEFDARRRMISKQFHHQLRVGERQPLLGPPESMREHVVAASKAMKMGDWRTCHSFIINEKMNSKVWDLFPETQRVREMLVRKIQEESLRTYLFTYSSVYDSISMETLSEMFELEIATVHSIISKMIINEELMASLDQPTQTVVMHRTEPTSLQNMALQLAEKLGSLVENNERVFDLKQGVYGGYFNRDQKGGYQQNKSYNRGREGRSNYGGQGGGGGGGREGRSNYGGQGGGSGGDQKGGYQQNKGGYQRGGYRNQNQSNY, from the exons ATGTCTCGTTTCTTTGCCACCGGGTCTGACAGTGAGTCAGAGGAGTCCTCATCCGCCGATGAGATCACCCCTAAAGCACCCGGAACGACCTTCAAGCA GTCGCTGCTTATCAGTGACGATGAGGAGGACACTAAGAGAGTGGTTCGTAGTGCCAAAGACAAGAG GTTTGAGGAGTTGACCAACCTCATCAAAACTATCCGCAATGCCATGAAGATTCGTGACATGGCAAAGTGTCTTGAAGAGTTTGAGCAGTTATGTCGAGCCTTCCTCAAAAGCAAGAATATAGTGGACAAAGAGGGTGTTCCCTCTTTTTATATCCGTCTTCTGGCCGACCTGGAGGACTACCTGAACCAG CTATGGGAGGATAAAGAGGGCAAGAAGAAGATGAACAAAAACAACGCCAAAGCCCTCAGTACTCTACGTCAGAAGATTCGCAAGTACAACAGGGATTATGAAACAGAAATCGCTGCGTACAAGGAG AATCCACAAGAGTCTgcggacgaagaggaggagaaggagccaGGGGATTCTG GTTCGTCCTCTGAAAGTGATGGAGAGGTAGGCGAAGATGGAGTTTCATCCAAGTCCTTCTTAAAGAAAAAGCTAGAGCCCGCTGCAGATGCCAGCAAGTTCCTCAAGAAGGGTTCCGGG GATGAGTCCTCTTCTAGTgaagacgatgatgatgatggctgGAGCTCTGACACTGTTGACAGTGGCAGTGAGAGCTCTGATGATGGAGAAGAGAAGAGTGCTTCCCTGGCTTTGGCCTTCCTCAAGAA GACTCATGACTCTGATAAGCCAAGTGAAAAGAAGCTCGGGAAGAAAAGGAAGCCCAAAAAGAAAGAGCGGCTGGaggaagaagcagaggaggaaggagcagaggcagaggagggaggcTGGGAGAAGGTGAAGGGAGGCGCCCCAATGGTCAAG GAGAAGCCCAAGATGTTTGCCAAAGGCACAGAGATCAATATTCCAGTTgtggtgaagaagctgaatgaGATCCTGCAAGCTAGAGGCAAAAAGGGCACTGACAG GGCTGCTCAGATTGAACTGCTCCACGCTCTGGCAGCCATCGCTCTTGAGAACAACTTAGGCCAAGGTATCATGGTCAAGATCAAGTTTAACATCATTGCCTCCTTGTACGACTACAACCCTAACCTGGCAGCGTTCATGAAG GCTGATATGTGGAAGAAGTGTCTGGACTGCATAGATGAGTTGCTGGACATCCTCtttgacaacaacaacatcttCATCGGTGAGAACATCGCAGAAGACAGTGAGATGTTGGCAATTTCAGACCAG CCCTTCAGAGTTCGTGGATGCATTTTGACTTTGGTAGAGAGGATGGATGAAGAGTTCACCAAGATCATGCAGAACACTGATCCCCATTCCCAAG AATATGTGGACAATCTGAAAGATGAGGGGCATGTTTGTGGCATCATCGACCGGCTGCTCAACTACTTGGAGATCAAGGGCAGCACGGAAGAGATCTGTCGCATCTACCTGCGCAGAATCATGCACACCTACTACAAGTTCGACTACAAGGCCCACAGACGCAGCCTGGGCCTCCAGGGAGAGACCAAG tCAGAGCAAGACCaggaggagagcgagggagaggaCAGCGCTGTCATCATGGACCGTCTCTGTAAGTTCATCTACGCCAAGGATCGCACTGACCGTATCCGTACCTGCGCCATCCTCTGCCACATCTACCACCACGCTCTGCACTCTCGCTGGTACCAGGCTCGTGACCTGATGCTGATGAGTCACCTGCAGGACAACATCCAGCATGCTGATCCACCCGTACAG atcCTGTACAACAGAACCATGGTGCAACTTGGCATTTGCGCCTTTAGACAGGGCATGATCAAAGACGCCCACAATGCCCTGCTGGACATCCAGTCGTCTGGCCGTGCTAAGGAGCTCTTGGGGCAAGGTTTGCTCATGAGGAACATGCAGGAGAGGAACGCAGAGCAGGAGAAGAtcgagaaaagaagacaa GTGCCCTTCCACATGCACATCAACCTGGAGCTGCTAGAGTGTGTATACCTCGTGTCCGCCATGCTGCTGGAAATTCCCTACATGGCTGCACATGAGTTTGATGCCCGCCGCAGGATGATCAGCAAACAGTTCCACCACCAGCTCAGGGTGGGAGAGAGACAGCCTCTTCTGG GACCCCCAGAGAGCATGAGGGAACACGTGGTGGCCGCCAGCAAAGCCATGAAGATGGGAGACTGGCGTACCTGCCACTCATTCATCATTAATGAGAAGATGAACAGTAAAGTGTGGGACCTGTTTCCCGAAACGCAGCGAGTGCGCGAGATGCTTGTCAG GAAGATCCAAGAGGAGTCACTGAGGACTTACCTGTTCACGTACAGCAGTGTTTACGACTCTATCAG catgGAGACATTGTCTGAGATGTTTGAGTTGGAGATCGCCACCGTTCATAGCATTATCAGCAAGATGATCATCAATGAGGAGCTGATG GCGTCACTTGACCAGCCCACACAGACGGTGGTGATGCACCGCACAGAGCCCACCTCTCTGCAGAACATGGCCCTGCAGCTGGCTGAGAAGCTGGGCAGCTTAGTGGAGAATAATGAGCGCGTCTTTGACCTTAAACAGGGCGTCTATGGAGGCTACTTCAACCGGG ATCAAAAAGGCGGCTACCAACAAAACAAGTCCTACAATAGAG GCAGGGAGGGGCGCTCGAACTACGGTGGCCAGGGCGGCGGCGGCGGAGGAG GCAGGGAGGGGCGCTCGAACTACGGTGGCCAGGGCGGCGGCAGTGGAGGAG ATCAAAAAGGAGGCTACCAGCAGAATAAGGGGGGCTACCAGAGAGGCGGCTACAGAAATCAAAACCAAAGCAACTACTGA
- the eif3c gene encoding eukaryotic translation initiation factor 3 subunit C isoform X7 — MSRFFATGSDSESEESSSADEITPKAPGTTFKQSLLISDDEEDTKRVVRSAKDKRFEELTNLIKTIRNAMKIRDMAKCLEEFEQLCRAFLKSKNIVDKEGVPSFYIRLLADLEDYLNQLWEDKEGKKKMNKNNAKALSTLRQKIRKYNRDYETEIAAYKENPQESADEEEEKEPGDSGSSSESDGEVGEDGVSSKSFLKKKLEPAADASKFLKKGSGDESSSSEDDDDDGWSSDTVDSGSESSDDGEEKSASLALAFLKKTHDSDKPSEKKLGKKRKPKKKERLEEEAEEEGAEAEEGGWEKVKGGAPMVKEKPKMFAKGTEINIPVVVKKLNEILQARGKKGTDRAAQIELLHALAAIALENNLGQGIMVKIKFNIIASLYDYNPNLAAFMKADMWKKCLDCIDELLDILFDNNNIFIGENIAEDSEMLAISDQPFRVRGCILTLVERMDEEFTKIMQNTDPHSQEYVDNLKDEGHVCGIIDRLLNYLEIKGSTEEICRIYLRRIMHTYYKFDYKAHRRSLGLQGETKSEQDQEESEGEDSAVIMDRLCKFIYAKDRTDRIRTCAILCHIYHHALHSRWYQARDLMLMSHLQDNIQHADPPVQILYNRTMVQLGICAFRQGMIKDAHNALLDIQSSGRAKELLGQGLLMRNMQERNAEQEKIEKRRQVPFHMHINLELLECVYLVSAMLLEIPYMAAHEFDARRRMISKQFHHQLRVGERQPLLGPPESMREHVVAASKAMKMGDWRTCHSFIINEKMNSKVWDLFPETQRVREMLVRKIQEESLRTYLFTYSSVYDSISMETLSEMFELEIATVHSIISKMIINEELMASLDQPTQTVVMHRTEPTSLQNMALQLAEKLGSLVENNERVFDLKQGVYGGYFNRDQKGGYQQNKSYNRDQKGGYQQNKGGYQRGGYRNQNQSNY, encoded by the exons ATGTCTCGTTTCTTTGCCACCGGGTCTGACAGTGAGTCAGAGGAGTCCTCATCCGCCGATGAGATCACCCCTAAAGCACCCGGAACGACCTTCAAGCA GTCGCTGCTTATCAGTGACGATGAGGAGGACACTAAGAGAGTGGTTCGTAGTGCCAAAGACAAGAG GTTTGAGGAGTTGACCAACCTCATCAAAACTATCCGCAATGCCATGAAGATTCGTGACATGGCAAAGTGTCTTGAAGAGTTTGAGCAGTTATGTCGAGCCTTCCTCAAAAGCAAGAATATAGTGGACAAAGAGGGTGTTCCCTCTTTTTATATCCGTCTTCTGGCCGACCTGGAGGACTACCTGAACCAG CTATGGGAGGATAAAGAGGGCAAGAAGAAGATGAACAAAAACAACGCCAAAGCCCTCAGTACTCTACGTCAGAAGATTCGCAAGTACAACAGGGATTATGAAACAGAAATCGCTGCGTACAAGGAG AATCCACAAGAGTCTgcggacgaagaggaggagaaggagccaGGGGATTCTG GTTCGTCCTCTGAAAGTGATGGAGAGGTAGGCGAAGATGGAGTTTCATCCAAGTCCTTCTTAAAGAAAAAGCTAGAGCCCGCTGCAGATGCCAGCAAGTTCCTCAAGAAGGGTTCCGGG GATGAGTCCTCTTCTAGTgaagacgatgatgatgatggctgGAGCTCTGACACTGTTGACAGTGGCAGTGAGAGCTCTGATGATGGAGAAGAGAAGAGTGCTTCCCTGGCTTTGGCCTTCCTCAAGAA GACTCATGACTCTGATAAGCCAAGTGAAAAGAAGCTCGGGAAGAAAAGGAAGCCCAAAAAGAAAGAGCGGCTGGaggaagaagcagaggaggaaggagcagaggcagaggagggaggcTGGGAGAAGGTGAAGGGAGGCGCCCCAATGGTCAAG GAGAAGCCCAAGATGTTTGCCAAAGGCACAGAGATCAATATTCCAGTTgtggtgaagaagctgaatgaGATCCTGCAAGCTAGAGGCAAAAAGGGCACTGACAG GGCTGCTCAGATTGAACTGCTCCACGCTCTGGCAGCCATCGCTCTTGAGAACAACTTAGGCCAAGGTATCATGGTCAAGATCAAGTTTAACATCATTGCCTCCTTGTACGACTACAACCCTAACCTGGCAGCGTTCATGAAG GCTGATATGTGGAAGAAGTGTCTGGACTGCATAGATGAGTTGCTGGACATCCTCtttgacaacaacaacatcttCATCGGTGAGAACATCGCAGAAGACAGTGAGATGTTGGCAATTTCAGACCAG CCCTTCAGAGTTCGTGGATGCATTTTGACTTTGGTAGAGAGGATGGATGAAGAGTTCACCAAGATCATGCAGAACACTGATCCCCATTCCCAAG AATATGTGGACAATCTGAAAGATGAGGGGCATGTTTGTGGCATCATCGACCGGCTGCTCAACTACTTGGAGATCAAGGGCAGCACGGAAGAGATCTGTCGCATCTACCTGCGCAGAATCATGCACACCTACTACAAGTTCGACTACAAGGCCCACAGACGCAGCCTGGGCCTCCAGGGAGAGACCAAG tCAGAGCAAGACCaggaggagagcgagggagaggaCAGCGCTGTCATCATGGACCGTCTCTGTAAGTTCATCTACGCCAAGGATCGCACTGACCGTATCCGTACCTGCGCCATCCTCTGCCACATCTACCACCACGCTCTGCACTCTCGCTGGTACCAGGCTCGTGACCTGATGCTGATGAGTCACCTGCAGGACAACATCCAGCATGCTGATCCACCCGTACAG atcCTGTACAACAGAACCATGGTGCAACTTGGCATTTGCGCCTTTAGACAGGGCATGATCAAAGACGCCCACAATGCCCTGCTGGACATCCAGTCGTCTGGCCGTGCTAAGGAGCTCTTGGGGCAAGGTTTGCTCATGAGGAACATGCAGGAGAGGAACGCAGAGCAGGAGAAGAtcgagaaaagaagacaa GTGCCCTTCCACATGCACATCAACCTGGAGCTGCTAGAGTGTGTATACCTCGTGTCCGCCATGCTGCTGGAAATTCCCTACATGGCTGCACATGAGTTTGATGCCCGCCGCAGGATGATCAGCAAACAGTTCCACCACCAGCTCAGGGTGGGAGAGAGACAGCCTCTTCTGG GACCCCCAGAGAGCATGAGGGAACACGTGGTGGCCGCCAGCAAAGCCATGAAGATGGGAGACTGGCGTACCTGCCACTCATTCATCATTAATGAGAAGATGAACAGTAAAGTGTGGGACCTGTTTCCCGAAACGCAGCGAGTGCGCGAGATGCTTGTCAG GAAGATCCAAGAGGAGTCACTGAGGACTTACCTGTTCACGTACAGCAGTGTTTACGACTCTATCAG catgGAGACATTGTCTGAGATGTTTGAGTTGGAGATCGCCACCGTTCATAGCATTATCAGCAAGATGATCATCAATGAGGAGCTGATG GCGTCACTTGACCAGCCCACACAGACGGTGGTGATGCACCGCACAGAGCCCACCTCTCTGCAGAACATGGCCCTGCAGCTGGCTGAGAAGCTGGGCAGCTTAGTGGAGAATAATGAGCGCGTCTTTGACCTTAAACAGGGCGTCTATGGAGGCTACTTCAACCGGG ATCAAAAAGGCGGCTACCAACAAAACAAGTCCTACAATAGAG ATCAAAAAGGAGGCTACCAGCAGAATAAGGGGGGCTACCAGAGAGGCGGCTACAGAAATCAAAACCAAAGCAACTACTGA